Part of the Hyalangium ruber genome, TCCGCGTCAGGCGCGTCGGGGTTGGAATCCTCTGCTTCTGTCGCTGACGCGTCGGCCTCTACCGAAGCAGCCAGGGCGCGATTCAAGGCCATCCGCACGTTCCCCACCGGGGCTGCATCTTGCTCGACAACCCAGGGGTTCCGAAAGTCACCCCTGAGTCTCATATCACCCGCCGTGCATGCTCGACACCCACCCCGGCCGACATGCCTTCATGCCAGGGCTCGCTCTCCCGCATGCCATGCTGCGCCGGCGGCTCCCGCTTCTCTTCACTTGCCGCCACCGCGCTTCTCGGGGGACGTTTCGCCGCGGACAGCATGCGGCGCGTCATACGGGGGTGTGCAGCCGCTGCTCCTGGAATTCATGGAATAATGGTGCTCCGCCTCCGAGGCCTTCACGCGCGATGTCTCCGGTCACTTCCGAGTCCAGCCCCAGCGAGCGCCTCCACCAGCAGATCATCGACAGCCTCAAGGAGGTGGTGTTCCAGACGGACACCCAGAGGCGGTGGACGTTCCTCAACCCCGCCTGGGCGGAGCTGACGGGCTTCAGCCCCGAGGAGAGCCTGGGACGCGACGCCTTCGAGGCGCTGCACCCGGACGACCTTCCGAGCAACCGAGAGCTGTTCCGGGAGTTGCTCGCGGGCCAGCGCGAGCACTGCCGGCACGAGGTGCGCTGCCTGCGGCGCGACGGGAGCTTCCGCTGGGCGGAGGTGTACGTCCGGCAGATGCTGGATGAGGCCGGCCGCGTGGTGGGCACGTGTGGAACGCTCACGGACGTGAGCGAGCGTCGCAGCACCCGCGAGGCGCTGGAGCGACGCGAGCGCTACCTCACCGCGCTGGTGGAGATGCAGCAGCGGCTGCTGGCCGTCGCGCACGACGAGAATCCTTATAAGGATGTGCTGGAGCCCATCGGCCGGGCCTCGGGCGCCAGCCGCGTCTACGTATTCGAGGTACACAAGGGCGAGAGCGGGCAGCTGTTGATGAGCCAGCGCTCCGAGTGGTGCGCCCCCGGGGTGAAGCCGGAGATCGGCAACCCGCAGCTCCAGGGCCTGCCCCTCGAACCGGACCTCCGTCGCTGGGGCGAGCTGCTCTCGCGCGGCGAGGTGGTGACGGGCCTGGTGCGGAACTTTCCCCAGGCGGAGCGCGACATCCTCGAACCGCAAGGCGTCCTGTCCCTGCTGGTGCTGCCGCTGCGCGTCAACGACACGTGGGCGGGCTTCATCGGCTTCGACAACTGCGACGAAGCGCGGGAGTGGGACCGGCTGGAGGTGGATCTGCTGTCGGCGGCGGCGGGCGCCCTCTCGCTGGAGCTGGAGCACCGCCACTCGGAGAGCGCGCTGCGCGAGCGGGAGAAGCGCTACCGGCAGCTGGCCGAGAACGCCTCGGACATCCAGTACCGCTACCGGCTGGAGGCCCCGCGCGCCTTCGCCTACATCAGCCGCGTGGTGAGCGACCGGCTGGGCTACAGCCCGGAGGAGCACTACGCGGACGCCGAGCTGTGGCGGCGGCTGGTCCACCCGGGAGATCTACCCTCGCTGCAGCAGCTCCTGGAGGCCCCCCTCCAGCTCGGGGACAAGCCGGTGGTGCTGCGCTTCACCGCGCGCAACGGGCGCACCCGGTGGCTGGAGCACTCGGTGGCCCCGGTGCGCGACAGCGGCGGTCGGGTGGTGCTGGTGGAGGGCATCGCCCGGGACATCACCGAGCGGCGCGAGGTGGAAGAGGCCCTGAAGCTGTCGGAGGCCAGCTTCCGCATCCTGCTCGAGGGCGTGCCGGACGCGTCGGCCATCCAGCGCGAGGGGCGCATCGTCTACGCCAACATGGCGCTCGTCACCACGCTGGGCTTCGATCGGCCCGAGCAGTTGGTGGGCCGCTCGCTCTCGCACTTCATCGAAGACGACATCGAGGCCATCCCCGGCCCTCCGCCGGACCCGAGCGGCATCAAGGGAATGATTTCCGGCGAGCGGCGGCTGGTGCGCCGAGACGGCAAGGCGCGCGTCGCGGAGCTCGTCTCGCTGCCCCTGCTCTTCGATGGAGAGCCCGCCGTGGTCACCATCGCCCGGGATGTGACCGAGCAGCGTCAGTTCCAGGCGCGGCTGGCGCAGGCGGACCGGCTCGCCTCGGTGGGGACGCTGGCCTCGGGCATCGCCCACGAGATCAACAACCCGCTGGCCTTCGTCATCGCCAACCTGGGCTTCCTGTCCGAGGAGATGCGCCGCAGCCAGCTGTCGCTGGAGAGCGCCCATGCCAATGGGACGAGCGCCTCGAGCGGCCCCAGGCAGCGCCAGCGCTCGGAGACGGAGCTGGCGGAGTGGCAGGAGGTGCTCAGCGAGGCGTACCAGGGCGCCGAGCGGGTCCGCCAGGTGGTCCGCGAGCTGCGCACCCTCTCGCGCCCAGACGATGAGCGCCTCTCGCCGGTGGACGTCCACCAGGTGCTCGACTCGGTGGTGACGATGGCGGCCAATGAAATCCGCCACCGCGCCGAGCTGCACCGCGACTACGGCACCGTGCCCCAGGTGATGGCGAACGAGGGCCGGCTGTCCCAGGTGTTCCTCAACCTGGTGGTGAACGCCGCGCAGGCCATCCCCGAGGGCGACGCGCACCACAACGCCATCCGGCTCGTCACCCGGCGGCTGGACATGAGCCGCGTCGTCATCGAGGTGCAGGACACCGGCTCGGGGATTCCGCGCGAGGCGCTCAGCCGCATCTTCGATCCGTTCTTCACCACCAAGCCGATGGGCGTGGGCACGGGGCTGGGGCTGTCCATCTGCCACGGCATCATCACCAACATGGGCGGGGAGATCTCCGTCGAGAGCGAGCCGGGCAAGGGCACCACCTTCCGCGTGGTGCTGCCGTCGCTCGACCCCCGGCCGCAGCAGCGCCCCCAGGTGGCGACGACTCCCGTCCCCGTGGAGGCACGCCGCGGGCATGTGCTGGTGGTGGATG contains:
- a CDS encoding PAS domain S-box protein, whose amino-acid sequence is MSPVTSESSPSERLHQQIIDSLKEVVFQTDTQRRWTFLNPAWAELTGFSPEESLGRDAFEALHPDDLPSNRELFRELLAGQREHCRHEVRCLRRDGSFRWAEVYVRQMLDEAGRVVGTCGTLTDVSERRSTREALERRERYLTALVEMQQRLLAVAHDENPYKDVLEPIGRASGASRVYVFEVHKGESGQLLMSQRSEWCAPGVKPEIGNPQLQGLPLEPDLRRWGELLSRGEVVTGLVRNFPQAERDILEPQGVLSLLVLPLRVNDTWAGFIGFDNCDEAREWDRLEVDLLSAAAGALSLELEHRHSESALREREKRYRQLAENASDIQYRYRLEAPRAFAYISRVVSDRLGYSPEEHYADAELWRRLVHPGDLPSLQQLLEAPLQLGDKPVVLRFTARNGRTRWLEHSVAPVRDSGGRVVLVEGIARDITERREVEEALKLSEASFRILLEGVPDASAIQREGRIVYANMALVTTLGFDRPEQLVGRSLSHFIEDDIEAIPGPPPDPSGIKGMISGERRLVRRDGKARVAELVSLPLLFDGEPAVVTIARDVTEQRQFQARLAQADRLASVGTLASGIAHEINNPLAFVIANLGFLSEEMRRSQLSLESAHANGTSASSGPRQRQRSETELAEWQEVLSEAYQGAERVRQVVRELRTLSRPDDERLSPVDVHQVLDSVVTMAANEIRHRAELHRDYGTVPQVMANEGRLSQVFLNLVVNAAQAIPEGDAHHNAIRLVTRRLDMSRVVIEVQDTGSGIPREALSRIFDPFFTTKPMGVGTGLGLSICHGIITNMGGEISVESEPGKGTTFRVVLPSLDPRPQQRPQVATTPVPVEARRGHVLVVDDEPGVGKVLRRILKEHEVEVAAGGRQALERLQSEPDLFDAVLCDVMMPDFGGKDLYEAVRRTHSGLERRFIFVSGGAFTANAREFLEAIPNPKLEKPFNEPALRQIVQDLVSRRPSPR